The stretch of DNA TGTTCTTCGAGCTGGCCATGATCTCGGCCTACGCCCTGGCCGCCTCCGGCCGGGAGGGGCGCATGGTCGGCTCGGCGCTGATCTTCGCCGTGGTCAACCTGCTCGGGTCGTTCCTGTTCCTGATCGCCACCGCCGCCCTCTACCGGGCCACCGGCACCCTGGAGATGCTGGCCGTGGCCGACCGGGCCCGGACCGTCGACCCCAACACCGCGGTGGTCATCGCCGTGCTCTACTTCGTGGCCTTCGGGGTCAAGCTGGGCCTGTTCCCGTTCCACTTCTGGCTGCCCAGCGTCTACGCCAGCGCCCCCCCGGCGGTGGCCGCCGTGCTGGCCGGGGCGCTGGCCAACATCGGCGCCTACGGCCTGCTCCGCTTCCAGGCCGGCCTGCTGCCTCGGGAGCTGGCCCTCGGCGCCGGCGTCGTGGTCGGGATCGGCACCGTCAGCATCATCTACGGGGCGGTGCAGGCCATCGGCCGGCGCGACCCCCGCGAGGTCCTGGCCTACTCGGCCATCGGCCACGCCGGCTACGTCCTGGTCGCCCTCGGCCTGGGCGGCCGGGTGGCGCTGTCCGCGGCGGCGCTGTTCACGGTGGTCAACGCCCTCGGCAAGGCGCTGCTGTTCCTGGCCGTCGACCTGCGCGGGCCCCTGGTCGGGGCCGCCTTCGTCGTCGGGGCGTTCAGCGTCGCCGGGGTGCCTCCCTCGGCCGGCTTCTTCGGCAAGGCCTCCCTGTTCGACGCCGGCGTCCAGGCCAGCAGCGCTCCCACGGTGCTGCTGCTGTTCGTGGGCGGCGCCCTCACCTTCGTCTACCTGTTCCAGATCTACCAGCACATCTACTGGCGGCCCCCCCAGGACCACCATCGCGCTCCCAGAGGGGCCCGGATGGTCGTGGCCGTGCTGGCCGTCCTGGTGCTGGCGGTCGGCCTGTGGCCGGAGCCGCTGCTCGCCCTCAGCGACCAGGCCGGCGACGCCGTGGCGAGGACGGTCCCGTGAGCGCCGGCCGGTTGGGATGGGTGGTGCTGCTCACCGGCGTCTACCTGCTCTCGCTCGGAAGCCTGGACCCGCTGGACGCCGCCGAGGGCCTGATGCTGGCGACCGCGCTGTCGCTGGGGCTTCGCGGCCGGCTCGAGGGGCCGCAGGGGGCGGGCCCGTCCCTGGCCGACCGCGTCGCCGCCTTCCCGCTCCTCGTCGGCGGCCTCCTCGCCGATGTCCTCCGGGGCACCTGGGACGTCGCCCTGCGGGTGGTGGGTCTGCGCCCGGTCGAATGCTCCGGCGTCGTGCTGGTCCCGATCGGTGAGCGCACCCACCTCGGCGTGGCCGTCACCGGCCTGCTGGCCGGGCTGTCCCCGGGATCGATGCTGGTCGAGGTCGACAACGAGCGCCAGGCGATGCTGTTCCACGTCATCGACGCCTCCGACCCCGACGCCGTCCGCGACCACCTCGACCGCTTCTACCAGCGCTACCAGCGGCGGGTGTTCCCGTGAGCCACGACGCGATGTTCCTCGCCGGGATCGCCTGGCTGACGGTGCTGCTGGGCGTGGCGGTGGTGTCGATCGGGCGGGCCCGGACCACCGCCGAGCGCCTGGTCGCCCTGGACACCGCCGTCCTCATGCTGATCGGCCTGCTCGGCCTGGTCGCCGCTCAGAGCCGGCGCACCTACGCCCTGGACGCCGCGCTCATCCTGGCCCTGCTGTCGTTCGTGTCCACCGTGGCCGCGGCGCGCTACCTGGGCGACCGGCGGCCGTTTACCGAGCCCGAGGAGGGAGATCCCCGATGAGCAGGGCGGGCGCATACAAGACGTCGGTGGATCGGAGGGTGGGCCAGTGACGGCATGGATCGCCGACGTCCTGGTCCTGGTCGGGCTCGCGGTCATGACCCTTGGGGTCTACGGCATCCTCCGGTTCCCCGACGTCTACACCCGGCTGCACGCCTCGGGGAAGGCGAGCTTCCTGGGCGTCTCGGTCCTGCTGGTCGCCGGGACCGTCGGTGGCGGGCCTTCCGCCGCCGCCCGGGTCGTGCTCATCGTCGTCCTGCTCGGCCTCACCACGCCGGTCGCCGCCCACGCCATCGCCCAGGCCGCCTACCACCGCCGCGAGCCCATGCGCGCCGCCGGCGCGGTCGACGAGAGCGGCCGGTGCCCCGGCGCCACCACGACGCCGCCCCGGCACGGCGACCCGGGGGCCTGACCACCAGGGCCCTGGTATGACCACCGATCCCGCTCCGCCCCGCGACGACGGCGCAGCCGACCAGGCGCCGGCGGTGGCCAGGGCGGCGCGCCTGCCAGGATGGCGGTCACCTTGTGGAGCCCGTCGTGAAGGAGAGGAGGCGAGCATCGTCAGCATCTGGACGCTCGTGCGGTTCGTCCACGTCCTGTCGGCCATGGTCTGGGTCGGCGGCCAGCTGCTGCTCAGCCTGCTCGTGCTGCCGGTTCTGCGGCGGCGGCTGGACCCGGCCAGCCGCGCCCCACTGACCCGGGAGGTCGGTGTCCGCTTCGGCATCTTCACCCTCGCCATCTTCCTGCCGCTGCAGATCGCGAGCGGGATCGCCCTGGCCGCCCGCCGCGGTCTGACCCTATCCGACCTCGCCGAGCCCGGGTACGGCCGGACCCTGGGCGAGAAGGTCACCCTGTTCGCGGTGGTGCTGCTGATCTCGGGCCTGCACGGCGTGGCGGTGGGACGCGGCCAGCACCGGCTGGCCCGGGTGCTGGGCATCGCCACCCTGCTCGGTTCGGTCGGGGTCGTCCTCCTGGCCACTGCCCTCGTCCCCTGAGACGCGGTGGTGCTCAGCCGGCGGCCACGACCACGCCGGTGAGGGTCGAGTACCGGGCCCAGCCCCGCCAGGCCGGGTCGCCGGCGAAGCGCCGGGCCAGGACGAAGCAGGCGGCGCTCAGGCACCCGAAGGCGATGGTGCCGGCCAGGCCGTGGACGAGCCCGGGGAGGCTCTGCTGGGCGGCCACGCCGGGTGGGTAGCCCGGGCCGGGGTCGTCGGGGAACACCGCGAGCAGCACGAAGCACGCCCCGGCCACGCCGATCAGGCGTGGTCCCCAGGTCGAGCCGGTGCCGGTGGGCAGGGCCCGGCCAAGCCCGGCGGCGAAGACCAGCAGGGCCGCCGCGGCCGCCAGGATGGCGATGGTGTTGACCCAGCCGAAGGGACCCAGGCTGAGCTGGCTGACCGCATGCCGCCAGGGGCGGTAGCCGGGGCGGAGGGCGCCCTCGACCAGGAAGGTGGCCACAAAGGCCGTCAGCCCGGTCACGGCCCCGCCGAGCAGCAACCGCAACCCGGTACGGCGGTCCCCCCGCGTTCCGGTATAGTTAGGTGTACCAATCATCTGGTGCTCCGATCATTAAAATGATTCAGTCAATATTAGTGGCGGAGGGGCGATCGGCATGTCAACCCAGCGTCCGGTGACCGCCAGGGCCGGGGGACACCGCCCCGAGCTGCTGGCCAAGCTGCAGCGCGCGGCCCAGACCAGCACCACCGACGGCATCCTGTTCCACCAGGCGGTCGCCGACCGGGTGGGGCTGCACGTCACCGACCTGCGCTGTCTGAACGTCCTGGCCCAGGCCGGCCCGCTCACCGCCGGCGAGCTCGGCCAGCGGCTCGGCCTTGGCACCACCGGGGCGGTCACCCGCATGGTCGACCGGCTGGAGCGCGCCAGCTACGTACGCCGCGAGGTCGACCCCCGCGATCGCCGCCGTGTGATCATCCACCCGCTGCCCGAACGGCTGGCCACCATCGCACCCCACTACCAAGGCATGGCGACCGCCTGGACCGACCTGCTCGCCGCCTACAGCGACGAGCAGCTGGCCTTGTTCGTGGACCTATTCGACCGCATGCACCAGCTGTCCCAGCAGCAGCTGGCCAGCCTGCCCCACCACACGCCCAGTGACGCATGAGGTGTCCCACGCCGTGGTCATTGCCCTGGAACTCGGTGGAGCCGTGTCCATCCTTGCCGCGTTCACCCTCGGTCAGCTGCGCCTGCTCGACCAGCACTCGCTCGTCTACCTGATCCTCAACCTGGTCGGCTCGGCCGTGCTGGCGGTGATCGCCTTCGGGGAGGAGCGTTGGGGCTTCCTGCTCCTGGAGGGCGTCTGGTCGATCGTCTCGGCGGTGAGCCTCGTCAGCGTCCTCCGCCGCGGCCAGGAGGGTGCCGGCCACAGCTGAGCGTTAGGGGCCTCGGTCACCTGCCGTCCTCCGTCCCGACGCCGCCAGGGATGCGGTCCGGCGAAGCGGTCATCGCACCCGCACCAGGGTCCCGAGCGCGTGGCGGGTCAGCGCCCACGAGGGCCGCTCCGGTGTGGACCTCCCGTCCCGACCGATCGCGGGCCCGTTCGCGTAGGTTAGCTGGCCCACACCCCGACCGGGCGGAACTGGAGCGGCACTTCGATCAGGATCAGCTCGGCGTCCTCGACCCCGGTCACCTCGAG from Actinomycetota bacterium encodes:
- a CDS encoding proton-conducting transporter membrane subunit gives rise to the protein MSLLVAPLMVLWPAAAVATLADGRRRPVGWAAAGVLAAAVALLAALAVRVATGGPVEVVAGGWPADVGIRLRADALGALLALVSAAVVLAALVHGVVSRRSTRLFPALMLFLTVGLSGLFLTGDVFSFYVFFELAMISAYALAASGREGRMVGSALIFAVVNLLGSFLFLIATAALYRATGTLEMLAVADRARTVDPNTAVVIAVLYFVAFGVKLGLFPFHFWLPSVYASAPPAVAAVLAGALANIGAYGLLRFQAGLLPRELALGAGVVVGIGTVSIIYGAVQAIGRRDPREVLAYSAIGHAGYVLVALGLGGRVALSAAALFTVVNALGKALLFLAVDLRGPLVGAAFVVGAFSVAGVPPSAGFFGKASLFDAGVQASSAPTVLLLFVGGALTFVYLFQIYQHIYWRPPQDHHRAPRGARMVVAVLAVLVLAVGLWPEPLLALSDQAGDAVARTVP
- a CDS encoding Na+/H+ antiporter subunit E, which translates into the protein MSAGRLGWVVLLTGVYLLSLGSLDPLDAAEGLMLATALSLGLRGRLEGPQGAGPSLADRVAAFPLLVGGLLADVLRGTWDVALRVVGLRPVECSGVVLVPIGERTHLGVAVTGLLAGLSPGSMLVEVDNERQAMLFHVIDASDPDAVRDHLDRFYQRYQRRVFP
- a CDS encoding monovalent cation/H+ antiporter complex subunit F: MSHDAMFLAGIAWLTVLLGVAVVSIGRARTTAERLVALDTAVLMLIGLLGLVAAQSRRTYALDAALILALLSFVSTVAAARYLGDRRPFTEPEEGDPR
- the mnhG gene encoding monovalent cation/H(+) antiporter subunit G, with product MTAWIADVLVLVGLAVMTLGVYGILRFPDVYTRLHASGKASFLGVSVLLVAGTVGGGPSAAARVVLIVVLLGLTTPVAAHAIAQAAYHRREPMRAAGAVDESGRCPGATTTPPRHGDPGA
- a CDS encoding DUF998 domain-containing protein; translated protein: MTGLTAFVATFLVEGALRPGYRPWRHAVSQLSLGPFGWVNTIAILAAAAALLVFAAGLGRALPTGTGSTWGPRLIGVAGACFVLLAVFPDDPGPGYPPGVAAQQSLPGLVHGLAGTIAFGCLSAACFVLARRFAGDPAWRGWARYSTLTGVVVAAG
- a CDS encoding MarR family transcriptional regulator — protein: MSTQRPVTARAGGHRPELLAKLQRAAQTSTTDGILFHQAVADRVGLHVTDLRCLNVLAQAGPLTAGELGQRLGLGTTGAVTRMVDRLERASYVRREVDPRDRRRVIIHPLPERLATIAPHYQGMATAWTDLLAAYSDEQLALFVDLFDRMHQLSQQQLASLPHHTPSDA